The proteins below are encoded in one region of Silene latifolia isolate original U9 population chromosome 2, ASM4854445v1, whole genome shotgun sequence:
- the LOC141633407 gene encoding uncharacterized protein LOC141633407, with translation MGCSHCSKRSSIPPGSAYTCENCSEADCTTEPKITFNCDISDGTGSLPMTAFSSTTEKLFKMSAADIFHMKHADDDQAFSAVQEMLRLKPFKVQVGPSTSLSMSNILQWVVKQVVIDGTNDNASGSVTTTQAHPSQSQVVSGSKGSQVRTRNSSTPPPKA, from the exons ATGGGTTGTTCACACTGTAGTAAGCGATCCAGCATTCCACCAGGCAGTGCATACACGTGCGAAAATTGCTCTGAAGCCGATTGTACCACGGAACCAAA GATCACGTTCAACTGCGACATATCGGATGGGACTGGATCATTACCAATGACTGCATTTAGTTCAACCACTGAGAAGTTGTTCAAGATGTCAGCCGCAGACATATTCCACATGAAGCACGCT GATGACGATCAAGCTTTTTCAGCCGTGCAGGAAATGCTCCGCCTTAAACCTTTCAAAGTCCAAGTTGGCCCATCCACATCGCTCTCAATGAGCAACATTCTCCAGTGGGTAGTGAAGCAGGTGGTTATTGATGGTACAAATGACAATGCTTCAGGAAGTGTAACGACTACTCAAGCGCACCCTTCACAATCTCAAGTTGTTAGCGGCTCCAAAGGAAGCCAAGTGCGGACACGCAATTCCTCGACACCTCCTCCAAAAGCATAG